In a genomic window of Streptomyces roseoviridis:
- a CDS encoding NAD(P)-binding domain-containing protein has protein sequence MNVTATEQLPVVVIGAGPAGLAAAAHLVDRGLEPLVLEAGAQAGAAVREWSHVRLFSPWGEVTDPAAEKLLAPTGWVKPDAATYPTGGDWAETYLEPLAGVLGDRVRLGARVTGVSRAGRDRIVDADRETQPFVVHLTYADGREERLFARAVIDASGTWSTPSPAGASGLPALGEKAAADRVSYRVPDLGDPAVRARYAGRRTAVIGSGASAFTALALLADLAGSEDGAGTKAVWILRRGISGSTFGGGAADQLPARGALGLAAKAAVDDGHADAVTGFRTEAIERADDGRLVLVAEDGRRLDPVDEVVVLTGFRPDLSFLSELRLGLDERLQAPVALAPLIDPNQHSCGTVYPHGVNELSHPEQGVYLVGMKSYGRAPTFLALTGYEQVRSVVAAIAGDRESAERVELVLPETGVCGGAGLFDQPRTDEATEAGGGCCAPAPALIQLGTAAPAPSCGS, from the coding sequence ATGAACGTCACCGCCACCGAGCAGCTGCCCGTCGTGGTCATCGGAGCCGGTCCGGCCGGTCTGGCCGCCGCTGCCCACCTCGTCGACCGGGGTCTGGAGCCGCTGGTCCTGGAGGCCGGGGCGCAGGCGGGCGCGGCGGTGCGCGAGTGGTCGCACGTGCGACTGTTCTCCCCCTGGGGCGAGGTCACCGACCCGGCCGCCGAGAAGCTCCTCGCGCCGACCGGCTGGGTGAAGCCCGACGCGGCGACCTACCCGACCGGCGGCGACTGGGCGGAGACGTACCTGGAGCCGCTGGCCGGCGTCCTCGGTGACAGGGTCCGCCTCGGCGCCAGGGTCACCGGCGTCTCCCGCGCGGGCCGGGACCGGATCGTCGACGCCGACCGGGAGACCCAGCCCTTCGTCGTCCACCTCACGTACGCCGACGGACGCGAGGAGCGGCTGTTCGCCCGCGCGGTGATCGACGCCTCCGGCACGTGGTCCACTCCGAGCCCGGCGGGCGCCTCCGGTCTGCCGGCGCTCGGCGAGAAGGCCGCAGCCGACCGCGTCTCCTACCGCGTCCCCGACCTCGGCGACCCCGCCGTGCGCGCCCGTTACGCGGGCAGGCGCACCGCCGTGATCGGCTCCGGCGCCTCCGCGTTCACCGCCCTCGCCCTTCTCGCGGACCTGGCCGGGTCCGAGGACGGCGCGGGGACGAAGGCGGTGTGGATCCTGCGCCGGGGCATCTCCGGTTCCACCTTCGGCGGCGGCGCCGCCGACCAGCTGCCCGCCCGCGGCGCCCTCGGCCTCGCGGCCAAGGCCGCCGTCGACGACGGTCACGCCGACGCCGTCACCGGCTTCCGCACGGAGGCGATCGAGCGCGCCGACGACGGCCGCCTGGTCCTGGTCGCGGAGGACGGCCGCCGCCTCGACCCGGTCGACGAGGTCGTCGTCCTCACCGGCTTCCGCCCCGACCTCTCGTTCCTCTCCGAGCTCCGCCTCGGCCTCGACGAGCGCCTCCAGGCCCCCGTCGCCCTCGCCCCGCTCATCGACCCCAACCAGCACTCCTGCGGCACCGTCTACCCCCACGGCGTGAACGAGCTCTCGCACCCGGAGCAGGGCGTCTACCTGGTCGGCATGAAGTCCTACGGCCGCGCGCCGACCTTCCTCGCCCTCACCGGCTACGAGCAGGTCCGCTCCGTCGTGGCCGCCATCGCCGGCGACCGCGAGTCCGCCGAACGCGTCGAGCTCGTCCTGCCCGAGACCGGGGTCTGCGGCGGCGCCGGCCTCTTCGACCAGCCCCGGACCGACGAGGCGACCGAGGCGGGCGGCGGCTGCTGCGCCCCCGCCCCGGCGCTGATCCAGCTCGGCACCGCGGCCCCGGCACCGTCCTGCGGCTCGTGA
- a CDS encoding MFS transporter, whose protein sequence is MLPALCAPQITGWGVVSYAFPVLNPGIARATGWSTSMTSAAFSLAVITSGIAGILVGKAIDHRGPRTVMTAGSVAGVVSPVVVAGAPNPPVFFTGWPLAGLAMAATFHQPAFAALTRSFAPDHVRALTVVTLDGGPASTAFAAGTSTSHAERAR, encoded by the coding sequence GTGCTGCCCGCCCTCTGTGCCCCGCAGATCACGGGCTGGGGCGTCGTCTCCTACGCCTTCCCCGTGCTCAATCCCGGGATCGCCCGCGCGACCGGCTGGTCGACCAGCATGACGTCGGCCGCCTTCTCCCTCGCCGTGATCACCTCCGGCATCGCCGGAATACTGGTCGGCAAGGCCATCGACCACCGCGGGCCCCGCACGGTGATGACGGCGGGCTCCGTCGCGGGCGTCGTGAGTCCCGTCGTCGTCGCGGGGGCGCCGAACCCGCCGGTCTTCTTCACCGGCTGGCCGCTGGCCGGCCTCGCCATGGCGGCCACGTTCCACCAGCCCGCGTTCGCCGCCCTCACCCGCTCCTTCGCCCCCGACCACGTCCGCGCCCTCACGGTCGTCACCCTCGACGGCGGACCGGCCTCCACCGCCTTCGCGGCCGGCACCTCCACCTCCCACGCAGAACGAGCACGCTGA
- a CDS encoding helix-turn-helix domain-containing protein, whose product MNSAAPHHMSDLGRRVEARRAHLGLSREEVAARAGSTPGYIDLLEEQLPSPGIEFLVRLANALETTVQDLTGYTAEFGPGRGRAAYHARMDTIDEQECWALLADHGVGRVAVTGSDGPEIYPVNYQVVGGELVFMTAQDAPLGRAAAAGAAIAFEEDHADEAFSQGWSVLVVGPARTVSDPAAARALREAAYSTPWADEGRDTVVVLAPRRVTGRRVRAPGAPGTSPAPES is encoded by the coding sequence ATGAACTCCGCTGCCCCGCACCACATGAGCGACCTCGGCCGCCGCGTCGAGGCCAGGCGAGCCCATCTCGGCCTGTCCCGCGAGGAGGTGGCCGCACGGGCCGGATCCACGCCGGGGTACATCGACCTCCTTGAGGAGCAACTGCCTTCCCCCGGGATCGAGTTCCTGGTACGGCTCGCGAACGCCCTGGAGACCACCGTTCAGGACCTGACCGGTTACACCGCGGAGTTCGGGCCCGGACGTGGCCGGGCCGCCTATCACGCCCGGATGGACACCATCGACGAGCAGGAGTGCTGGGCGCTGCTCGCCGACCACGGTGTCGGCCGCGTCGCCGTCACCGGAAGCGACGGGCCGGAGATCTACCCCGTGAACTACCAGGTCGTGGGCGGAGAACTGGTGTTCATGACCGCGCAGGACGCGCCGCTCGGCCGGGCGGCCGCTGCCGGCGCGGCGATCGCCTTCGAGGAGGACCACGCGGACGAGGCGTTCAGCCAGGGCTGGAGCGTGCTCGTCGTCGGACCCGCGCGCACGGTGTCGGACCCGGCCGCGGCCCGGGCTCTCAGGGAAGCCGCGTACTCGACACCGTGGGCGGACGAGGGACGGGACACCGTCGTCGTGCTCGCCCCTCGCCGGGTGACCGGACGCCGTGTCCGTGCGCCGGGCGCCCCGGGGACGTCGCCCGCGCCCGAGTCCTGA
- a CDS encoding universal stress protein translates to MASTVAAAPVVVGVDGSDASLTALDWAVDEAVRHGHPLRIVHASLWERYEGAVPAWTTDRPSGQVLAENIVGTAADRARRRAPGLAVSADVLAEDASGALLREGQDAMVLVVGSRGRGELADLLLGSVGLVVAARAHGPVVVVRGDRYALRARHQRILLGIGDHDVDAPAVRFAFREAAVRDAELDVVRTWRRPAHEPVEHPLLSGEPRTYFEHRASELLDKVLDPLVREFPRVRLRRSTVEGSAHRVLTDRSAAADLLVVGARRQGRLVGLELGRVAHRALHHASCPVAVVPQHHHAPSEGEQP, encoded by the coding sequence ATGGCATCGACTGTGGCGGCAGCCCCCGTGGTGGTGGGCGTCGACGGTTCCGACGCGAGCCTCACGGCTCTGGACTGGGCAGTCGACGAAGCGGTACGGCACGGACACCCGCTGCGCATCGTGCACGCCTCTCTGTGGGAGCGGTACGAGGGCGCCGTGCCGGCCTGGACCACGGACCGGCCCTCGGGCCAGGTCCTCGCGGAGAACATCGTCGGCACGGCCGCGGACCGTGCCCGGCGCCGTGCTCCTGGACTCGCCGTCAGCGCGGACGTCCTCGCCGAGGACGCCTCCGGCGCCCTGCTCCGTGAGGGGCAGGACGCCATGGTCCTCGTCGTCGGCTCCCGTGGGCGGGGAGAGCTGGCCGACCTGCTGCTCGGCTCCGTCGGCCTCGTCGTGGCCGCCCGGGCCCACGGCCCGGTCGTCGTCGTCCGCGGGGACCGGTACGCCCTGCGAGCACGCCATCAGCGGATCCTGCTGGGCATCGGCGATCACGACGTGGACGCACCGGCCGTCAGGTTCGCCTTCCGTGAGGCGGCGGTCCGGGACGCGGAACTCGATGTCGTGCGCACATGGCGACGCCCCGCCCACGAACCGGTCGAGCACCCGCTGCTGAGCGGCGAGCCCCGCACGTACTTCGAGCACCGGGCCTCCGAGCTCCTCGACAAGGTCCTCGACCCGCTGGTGCGCGAATTCCCCCGCGTCCGGCTGCGCAGGAGCACCGTCGAGGGTTCCGCGCACCGGGTGCTGACCGACCGCTCCGCCGCCGCCGACCTGCTGGTCGTCGGGGCGCGACGCCAGGGCCGCCTGGTCGGCCTGGAGCTCGGCAGGGTCGCGCACCGGGCGCTGCACCACGCCTCCTGCCCGGTCGCCGTCGTCCCCCAGCACCACCACGCTCCCTCGGAGGGAGAGCAGCCATGA
- a CDS encoding ABC transporter ATP-binding protein: protein MNSDRPLMVATGVRKIYRTGSVAVTALDDLDLVVRHGELVAVMGPSGSGKTTLLNCLSGLDDIDGGRVEIDGHDLFAMSDAARTEHRARTMGFVFQAFNLIPVFSAVENVELPLLLVGTRPREARRRALAMLERVGLGHRVEHRPSEMSGGEQQRVTIARALAGRPAIVWADEPTGNLDTAMADQVMDLLCELNRDEGQTIVLVTHDSAIGARVPRLIRMRDGRLVDDRRQLVPATDPANAPSRDR from the coding sequence ATGAACAGCGACCGACCCCTCATGGTCGCCACCGGAGTCCGCAAGATCTACCGGACCGGCTCGGTGGCGGTCACCGCCCTCGACGATCTGGATCTCGTCGTGCGCCATGGAGAGCTCGTGGCGGTCATGGGTCCCTCCGGGTCCGGGAAGACCACTCTGTTGAACTGTCTGTCCGGGCTCGACGACATCGACGGCGGCCGGGTGGAGATCGACGGCCACGACCTCTTCGCGATGTCGGACGCCGCCCGCACCGAGCACCGCGCGCGCACCATGGGCTTCGTCTTCCAGGCGTTCAACCTCATCCCGGTCTTCTCGGCCGTGGAGAACGTCGAACTCCCCCTGCTGCTCGTGGGCACCCGGCCCCGAGAGGCCAGGCGCCGGGCACTGGCCATGCTCGAACGGGTCGGTCTCGGCCACCGGGTCGAGCACCGCCCCAGCGAGATGTCCGGCGGTGAGCAGCAGCGGGTGACGATCGCCCGTGCCCTCGCCGGACGGCCGGCCATCGTGTGGGCCGACGAGCCGACCGGCAACCTCGACACCGCCATGGCCGACCAGGTCATGGACCTGCTGTGCGAACTCAACCGGGACGAGGGCCAGACGATCGTCCTGGTCACCCATGACAGCGCCATCGGCGCCCGCGTCCCCCGGCTCATCCGGATGCGCGACGGGCGGCTGGTCGACGACCGCCGGCAGCTCGTCCCCGCGACGGACCCGGCCAACGCCCCATCCAGGGACCGATGA
- a CDS encoding ABC transporter permease codes for MMYPNLLAPLLIVLALALAALVLVAVRQPVSRRLAFRQLARRRTEAALVIGGSVLGTAIIVGALVVGDTLNFSVRQEAYRTLGPVDERVVAPPGPAGRTVAERLAVLEGDADVDGVLTARATQASAVSRLDGRTVAEPRVLAWQMDFDKASGFGAAGGKSGIEGPDPQPGEVVINAPLAQSLRVGAGQSITLYLFGTPHTFRVDRVVPEQGLAGVGLGGRLNRDAFLAPGTLDAAARAAGAEPRSVTFVSNRGGVEGGDALTSQVTSDIRQALGPLADRTAIETPKHTVLRDAQQAGDSLGALFLMIGSFSIIAGALLLVNIFVMLGEERKAQMGMVRAIGMKRSRLVASFTVEGAAYALLSALPGVAIGVAVGWGVAVVAAEIFQGWSVGGSSIRIAFAVTPTSILNGAAMGLLIAFAAILATSVRISRFNIIAAIRDLPATPGRGPRRRLLVVSSVLAVLCALVAVPAVARSQPDATYLMPALALAFATPALLRLLPRHTVTTLVAGGVLAWTLLAPVVRPRIFDTPSMSVYVIQGALAAFSAVVLVSDNQKTLLRPVRRLLERPSESGLAARLAVAYPLAKRFRTGATLVMYTLIVFVLVLLTEISGVLRAGVDGVVRDATSGYSLRLDYNPQVAGDRLIADLRGGPSADGIATVAPLLNASGRATDPGNRSTQPLDVAAVGVPDGAITGITFRERLPGLGDDPAVWQALATDPRLVVVDGFFGSTGGPAGDYYDPGDTLTVTDPRTGRSERKVIAGVLSNGMVFYPGTGASSTTYPVVMGERGMRELFDDQAQSASALVSTRPGTSPDALATQLQGEQLASSLVATPIASEIRHQFDASTAFFRLMQGFLALGLGVGITGLGVVMVRAVRERRRTIGILRALGFRARTLRRSFLAESAFVAAEGIVLGSVLGVLTTWLMYHNSAAFAGLEGGFPVEWSSIVGLAAATFAASLLATVGPARRAAAIRPARAVRVAE; via the coding sequence ATGATGTATCCGAACCTGTTGGCCCCGCTGCTCATCGTCCTCGCACTCGCTCTGGCGGCACTGGTACTGGTCGCCGTCCGGCAGCCGGTGTCCCGTCGGCTGGCCTTCCGGCAACTCGCCCGGCGGCGCACCGAGGCCGCGCTCGTGATCGGCGGATCGGTGCTCGGGACGGCCATCATCGTCGGCGCCCTGGTCGTCGGTGACACCCTGAACTTCTCCGTACGCCAGGAGGCGTACCGGACCCTGGGCCCGGTGGACGAGCGCGTCGTCGCACCGCCCGGACCGGCCGGCCGTACGGTCGCCGAGCGGCTGGCCGTCCTGGAGGGCGATGCCGATGTCGACGGCGTGCTGACCGCCCGGGCCACGCAGGCGTCGGCCGTCTCGCGCCTGGACGGCCGGACGGTCGCCGAACCCCGTGTGCTGGCGTGGCAGATGGACTTCGACAAGGCATCGGGCTTCGGCGCCGCGGGCGGGAAGTCCGGGATCGAGGGCCCGGATCCCCAGCCCGGCGAGGTCGTGATCAACGCGCCGCTGGCGCAGTCGCTGCGGGTCGGAGCGGGGCAGTCGATCACGCTCTATCTGTTCGGCACGCCGCACACCTTCCGGGTGGACCGTGTGGTGCCGGAGCAGGGCCTCGCTGGCGTGGGCCTGGGCGGCAGGCTGAACCGTGACGCCTTCCTGGCCCCGGGCACCCTGGACGCCGCGGCCCGAGCCGCCGGCGCGGAGCCGCGCTCGGTCACCTTCGTGTCCAACCGCGGGGGTGTCGAGGGCGGTGACGCCCTGACGTCGCAGGTCACCTCGGACATCCGCCAGGCCCTGGGCCCGCTCGCGGACCGGACCGCGATCGAGACGCCCAAGCACACCGTGCTGCGCGACGCCCAGCAGGCCGGAGACTCCCTCGGCGCCCTGTTCCTGATGATCGGCAGTTTCAGCATCATCGCGGGCGCGCTGCTGCTGGTGAACATCTTCGTCATGCTGGGCGAGGAGCGGAAGGCCCAGATGGGCATGGTCCGCGCGATCGGCATGAAGCGGTCCCGCCTGGTCGCGTCGTTCACCGTCGAGGGAGCCGCCTACGCGCTGCTGTCGGCGCTGCCGGGCGTGGCCATCGGAGTGGCCGTCGGATGGGGTGTCGCCGTGGTGGCGGCGGAGATCTTCCAGGGCTGGTCGGTCGGTGGCAGCAGCATCCGGATCGCCTTCGCCGTCACGCCCACCAGCATCCTCAACGGCGCGGCCATGGGGCTGCTCATCGCCTTCGCCGCGATCCTCGCGACCAGCGTCCGGATCAGCAGGTTCAACATCATCGCGGCCATCCGCGACCTGCCCGCGACGCCCGGGCGGGGGCCGCGCCGCCGACTGCTCGTGGTGTCCTCCGTCCTTGCGGTCCTGTGCGCGCTCGTGGCGGTTCCGGCGGTGGCACGGAGCCAGCCCGACGCGACCTACCTGATGCCGGCGCTCGCCCTGGCCTTCGCCACTCCGGCGCTGCTGCGCCTCCTCCCCCGGCACACGGTCACGACCCTCGTGGCGGGCGGTGTCCTCGCCTGGACGCTGCTGGCACCGGTCGTACGTCCCCGGATCTTCGACACGCCGTCGATGTCCGTGTACGTCATCCAGGGCGCCCTGGCCGCCTTCTCGGCGGTGGTGCTCGTCAGCGACAACCAGAAGACGCTGCTCCGCCCCGTGCGGCGGCTCCTGGAGCGGCCGTCGGAGTCGGGGCTGGCGGCGCGGCTGGCGGTCGCCTATCCGCTGGCGAAGCGGTTCCGTACGGGTGCGACGCTGGTGATGTACACGCTGATCGTGTTCGTCCTCGTCCTCCTGACGGAGATCTCCGGGGTCCTGCGCGCCGGAGTCGACGGAGTCGTCCGCGACGCCACGTCCGGCTACTCCCTGCGGCTCGACTACAACCCCCAGGTCGCGGGCGACCGGCTGATCGCCGATCTGCGGGGCGGCCCGTCGGCCGACGGCATCGCCACCGTGGCACCGCTGCTCAACGCCTCCGGCCGGGCCACCGATCCCGGGAACCGCAGCACTCAGCCGCTCGACGTCGCCGCCGTCGGCGTCCCCGACGGCGCGATCACCGGCATCACCTTCCGGGAGCGGCTGCCCGGCCTGGGAGACGACCCCGCGGTGTGGCAGGCACTCGCCACCGATCCTCGACTCGTCGTCGTCGACGGCTTCTTCGGGAGCACCGGCGGCCCGGCAGGTGACTACTACGACCCCGGCGACACCCTCACCGTCACGGACCCACGGACCGGACGCAGCGAACGGAAGGTGATCGCGGGTGTGCTCAGCAACGGCATGGTCTTCTACCCGGGCACCGGTGCCAGTTCGACGACCTACCCTGTGGTGATGGGCGAGCGGGGCATGCGCGAACTGTTCGACGACCAGGCCCAGAGCGCCTCCGCCCTCGTCAGCACCCGCCCCGGGACCTCCCCCGACGCCCTGGCGACCCAACTCCAGGGCGAGCAGCTGGCGTCCAGCCTGGTCGCCACGCCGATCGCCTCCGAGATCCGCCACCAGTTCGACGCCAGCACCGCCTTCTTCCGCCTCATGCAGGGCTTCCTCGCCCTCGGCCTCGGCGTGGGCATCACCGGCCTCGGCGTGGTCATGGTCCGGGCCGTACGCGAACGCCGCCGCACCATCGGCATCCTGCGGGCCCTCGGCTTCCGGGCACGGACCCTCCGACGCTCCTTCCTCGCGGAGAGCGCCTTCGTCGCCGCGGAGGGAATCGTCCTCGGATCCGTGCTGGGCGTCCTCACCACCTGGCTCATGTACCACAACAGCGCGGCCTTCGCGGGTCTCGAAGGCGGGTTCCCCGTCGAGTGGAGCAGCATCGTCGGCCTGGCCGCGGCCACGTTCGCCGCGTCACTCCTGGCCACCGTGGGCCCGGCCCGCCGGGCCGCCGCCATCCGGCCCGCACGCGCGGTCCGGGTCGCGGAGTGA
- a CDS encoding DUF309 domain-containing protein produces MDSDRDRDVRRDRDEEGRARSARPRDGLGRPLAYGAEGVARQPEGVVRGPEGTVREAQRLLDSGMPFHAHEVFEDAWKAGPAGERDLWQGLAQLAVGLTHAARGNATGGARLLRRGAGRLEEYARGGAEVYGIDVAGVVAWARELAARVETGGGVPDAGAEAPRLRISG; encoded by the coding sequence ATGGACAGCGACCGGGACAGGGACGTGCGCAGGGACCGTGACGAAGAGGGGCGGGCGCGGAGCGCGCGGCCGCGGGACGGGCTGGGGCGGCCGTTGGCGTACGGCGCCGAGGGGGTGGCACGCCAGCCGGAGGGGGTCGTCCGGGGGCCGGAGGGGACGGTGCGGGAGGCGCAGCGGCTGCTCGACTCCGGGATGCCGTTCCACGCGCACGAGGTGTTCGAGGACGCCTGGAAGGCGGGGCCCGCGGGTGAGCGGGACCTGTGGCAGGGGCTCGCGCAGCTGGCCGTCGGGCTGACGCACGCGGCGCGCGGGAACGCGACGGGCGGGGCGCGGTTGCTGCGGCGCGGGGCCGGGCGGCTCGAGGAGTACGCGCGGGGCGGCGCGGAGGTGTACGGGATCGACGTCGCCGGGGTCGTGGCGTGGGCGCGGGAGCTGGCGGCGCGGGTGGAGACGGGCGGCGGGGTGCCGGACGCCGGGGCGGAGGCGCCGCGGCTGCGGATCAGCGGGTGA